The Sander lucioperca isolate FBNREF2018 chromosome 4, SLUC_FBN_1.2, whole genome shotgun sequence DNA segment CCAAACAGTGTAAGGCCTTGatgtgttttatatttaaaataaagacaGGAACATATAGGCTAACAAAAGCAACCttaaaaggggaactatgcagttttttttagcttgatttaccttaactgaacagcttcggcgTCATTgtaatggttatatgacttttttcgtgtTGAATGATGGTCGTCTTGCTCCCCCCTGgcgcctgtgagctgaaaaaccacccttgcaacttgtGGCTGGCAAGCCGCCGGCCTCAGCCTCAGGAAGTATAGCGttatatcaggtctcgcgatgtaacgaattgcttcacggcactgcacacataggcccattcaggaaccggctaacaaggtagcaatAGAGTTTTTCAAACTattgtcatggctgagccggctaaaaagaagcagaaagctaggaaagcattgtcggaggagcagagaaagaggaaacggcagactgaccgaacgaggagtcagacacaagtaaacataggagctgccaaatatctattccgaagctgtagggggagctctatagagaaacctgcgagcaaaaagcgagaaagccaaaactgcatagcgcccctttaacaGGCTGTTAAATATATACAGAAAAAAGGCTGGATGAAAGGACAATCCCATGCCCTGCACTGATAGGGTTTGTACCATGTTGCTGTACCTTATAATAGTAGTAGAACACCTTTACCATTGCCATAAATACATGAATCGTTGAAGACACTAATCAATTTAGTTCAAATGCTACCAGTATGTTTGTTGGCCACATACACAGTGTTTTCTAAAGACACACAATAtaatactgtgtgtatatatttaacACAACATGTTCTGGTTCTTGAACAGCACCTGGTTTAAATTAATGTTTGACCTGCCCCACAAAATACAAGAGGAAGTTGCACTTTCAGTAGCCAATCACATGGGTTGAATTTCACTGACTGGAGACTGACACCATTAGGTCAAGAAATTGAGACTGGACATGTTAAGTACTAGGTAAACCAAGACCGGCTTAATCATTAGTCAAGTTAGTgtcaataacatttttttttttaacatgtagaGTTTGGCCCTGCTTTAATGTAACAGATGAGAGTTAAAAGCATTACATTTGGCAAACTAGTGGAGCAGTTCCTTCCCCCGAACCCATCAGTCCCATGGTGCATCATCCCAAGAGGAGCTGCTGGTCGATCGACAGCAACATCAAGTAGAAGAAAAGAAAGCCTTCGACGGGTAAATTCAGAAATCCTCCACCTTTCTTTCTGCTGTGGACAGAGAGATAATTGGGAAACACTcaataacaattaaaaaacTAACTGTTATAGGCTTTTTTCTCTGGAGATATGTTTTGACACAGtatgaaaagcacaggtgtagttaaaatgaatgatggctgaattttATTTAGCTTCTTCAGTTGTCACCTTGGCTGCCAGTGTcattaaattctccccaatttgggtcacattactcctgaaacattttatgttagtagtatttggtttaaaaaactttatttgcgatttttcactgtagaaattgctgctatattctattatgagataaattaagtttttttaaacattaaagcatgtaaacatgttaatGCTAtgtaatagttgccctttaaattGAGTCTCGATACATTTTTCACTGCACTTTGTTCATGGTTATGGTGATATAAATGTACCCCCACTAGCTAGCCTAATTTCTGTTGATTGCCTCGTTGTTTATTGATTTGTTTCAGCTTTCTTTTTTAACTGAAATATGATTAGATTTCGATTCAAACTTATCCACAAAGGTGGAAATTAGCTTTTGGCTTCACACGCATCCAAGAAGAAAGCATAGTAGAGCACAATAAAACAGATTGATACAGAATGCAATgagtcaattaatcaattattggACTGACAGAAAAATATCtgcaattgtttttttataatcattaatcttttgttgattttcttttcccaagcaaaaatgaaaaacatttgcTTATTCCAGCTTCTCCAATATCAGGAATTTCTGCTTTTATACAATTGTAAATTTAATATGTTGTGggctgttggttggacaaaacaagcaatctaaagacatcaccttggttAACTGTGATGCTCATTTTCTGTTATctcctgacattttatagacaaaacaattaaTCGTTTAATCTAGAAAATAATTTGCAGAATAATTTTAAAATTGCACTTACATGTGGCGCTTTGTAGTTTGtcttatttgaagctaatgtacttgttCTTCATTCTTGCTGTACCTTCATGGTTAAATGGacttggaagtcgctttggataaaagcatcagctaaatgataTGTAAGGTAATGTAATCtatgatgaaaataatcatgCAGCCCAAGACTTGTATGCAGGTGAGTGAATTATTCAATCAAAAATCAATTTTGAGTTCAATAAAGTCATGTCATGTGAAATATTCGatcttttagtttttgtttttacaacttCTTGGTGGCTCTTGGTGCTCTATAGTGCCTGCCTGAATCTGGTAGATTGGTTTAAATGTAAAccagttttatacagtctatggtgtaaACTAATTGTAAAGGTGTAATTCAATTCTTCCCTAGTGTAATTAATAGTACAGCTTAACGCTCCAGCTGAAGCCTCAATGAAGTAAAAAGCAGGCCTACCTCAGAACAGAGAACAGGACTTGGGGGGTCTGAAGGGATTATCACTGGAGGGGACCCCGACCAGGAGGGGGTCCTTGGAGGCATTTTGGAGACAGAAGTTCCTCAGCTCAGCAGCAGCCTGGGACACCTGCAGAGCCAGACATATGATGATGGCGTGTGGGAGAGGAAACAAACAGCCTCTCATCACATGTACACTATTTGTAATGCTCCAGCTGGCCAGCTGTCAAACTTACTCAACCCACTCTCTCATTTACATACATTGACTAactggcattttcttttgcatacCATTTGCAAGCAACGGCTTAATACACGGATGGGTGTGTGTCTATGTAACATTTTGAGAGATAATGTTCACCTGTTTCTTTTAGATAACTAACACCAAGAGGTTTAACTCTGATAAACGTGTCACTTCTCTCGATATTTTGACACTTTAAAGTGGTGACGCGTTCCCAAAACAGGCCGTAAAACTGACAGGTGTTAAAACACGGAAGAAACTGTTCGCTTGTAGCTGTGGTTTAGTCAACTAGAAAccagtttatgtgtgtgtgtgtaactttaatgaccactttatttttttaaacctatGATGTAAGAGTCCACTCTGTGTCATTTCAGCAACAGTGTGTCTCCGCCATTCAACAGTCGGTTGGCTCAGTCttccgtgtttgtgtgtcagtgttgAGGGGTTCGTACCTTGATCCTCCGGATACTGGCCTCTAACCGGAGCTGGTTCACGGCCCTTTTAGCAGTAATTAAGTTGTTGCTGGCATTGTTGTTGGACATGACGACGGCTGTCGGCTGAAAAAAGTTGAGGGGTACTTAATCTAGACGGCCACCACCGAGCGGAAATTAGCCCCAACTACTCTAAACCCTAAACCCGAGTGGGAACATTGGTCACTCGGCGCCCCACCCCTTTTGTGCCAGCGAGTCATTCTATTGGGCGTTAGGCCTGTCAatcaaaatatgaaataaaacgcCCCCTGCATACACCATGAGTACCGTATTCTCTTAACTATGagtcaactatatatatatatatatatatatatatatatacacacaactatatatatatatatatatatatatatatatatatatatatatatatatatatatatatatatatatatatatatatatatacacacacaactatATATAGTTCATAGTTAAGAGAATATTTGCTAATGAAAAAGGGTTCATAATTTAACgaataatgttttaatttttaaatctaAAATAGTTCATAGATCACTTTCTAATATAACAAATAACTCTTAGAATCTGCAAATATGTTTAATGCATAATAGCTTTGTAATACATTATCTTGTGTTGTTCTTCCACATAACATAACTAAGACTATAGAAgtgtacaaaaataaaatgggcTATGTCAAATTATTCCAAGGGGTCCTGGTATGTTCTCTATCTTGTAATGGGTCCTTGGCTGAAAAAAGATTGAGAACCTCTGTCCTAGAGAACAGAGCCGTGTATTGTGATCTTCAGCTGGAGGGTTAAAAAACACAATGCAGTGGTTAATCACCACTTCATTTACCTTAAAGCCGTTTAGtactattttaaataaaacatgagaGGGTATATTTTGTGCTGGGATTCATTGCACCCAAATGCAGTGTACTTAGTGGTAGAAAGTGGAAGCAGGGGTGGCCAATACCACACAATTTGGCAGTGGTGGTAAGTATtgagattttgtttttttaagtagcAATGCCACAGTgtaaaatactttgttacaagtAAAGGTTCTGCATTTTAAATCTcaatcaagtaaaaaaaaaaagtattagcaTAAAAAATGCGTAAAGTACTAAAGTACTCATTGTGTAGAATGGCTCATTTAGAAATATTATATTCTATCACTGGATTATAAATAaagatgcattaatgtgtacatcactttaatgttgcagctagTAAAAGTGGAGCTAATTTCTGCTACTTTTTATACTGCCGAGTATCTTAATCTATAACAATATCataatttattagttgatttatattttgtattataatGAATCTGGAAAGTAACTAGTGACTAtagatgtaaaataaatgtagtggagtaaaagtataaagtagcatacccaagtaaaaaaaaaagtacctcgAAATTGTACGTAAGTACAATACTTCggtaaatgtatttagttacattcaaACATTGTATTTTGGATCTGAGACCAAGGCcaggagaagaaaaacaagaaaaagaggACTTACACACAAGAAATAACTAAACTAATAAAAGCAGGAGGCCACATTTCTGGAAGTAATTTACAagcaaagaatatatatatatattctataatatataatcaCTCATTTCATCCAGATGGCCTGCCATTATAAGACCTTTGAGATCACATACGTACTGTGATTCGAGGCTcgctaaaaaaatattttttttattatatatataagacAACATTTCAACCTAATCCagtttatacaatacattttctTGCAAAAGGTTTCTTCTGTGCTTATTGCGTATGAAATCTGCATCTGACATATCAAGTAGTAACGGACATAGCCCAAAATGAGCACCCAAGCTTTTGCTTAGTTATTACGAGACCTCATGTCaaaagttgttgagacatttcacactAATGCACAAGTGTTAATCCACCTCATGGTGGCGCCAGAGGAAGattcaggggatcaccaaagtcattataATTGATCTTCCAGCCACTGTAGCTGCGCCAAATATAATGTCAATGCATCAAATAATTGTGAACCTTCAAATAATTGAGAACCTTCAGTCCGGTAATGTGCCATGGTtgccattttttaattttatttgtgaACTACTGCATATTCCATTATCAAGGTACagagtttagtttttaaaaacaaGGTTATTTTATCCCACATACACATATCAGTTGCACAGTTTACACCATAATATGAGCAATTTGTCATTGGATCTAAACAATaatcaatgcatttaaaaatagGCTTAgtcatttatatgaaatacagtcacatcAGGGCTGTAGTGGTAATTcacacagagaagaagaaaattaTTGGTACCTTCACTTTCATTATAACCTTATTAATAACCCAACCATAACAAAGTTATTAGAATTGAGAAATAGAATTAATAATACAATGTATTATACCATGTAACACCAGTTTTTAATTATCTTATGTCTTATGAACAAAATAtgtcttaaaaacaaaataatatcacaatatggaatatgtttgtattattaCTGTTACCAGCTCACTCAGGTGACTTGTCCCCTGAAGATAaataagaaagagagaaaaaacacagtTATTAATTCATTATAGTTCATTATGTTCAGACATCAGCCCTGAGACCAAATTGTAACTCATACTCACACATGATTGGTCCAATGCTGAGGGTACTCAGACGATCAGAGTTGGTAAAGAGCCTGAAGACAATATAGAGTAGTGTAAAGCACATATTTCATACTTCTGTAACAGGTGGTTACTAAAACCCTCTCATCCGCTAAGTGTTACCCCATAGACAGCATGTAACACAGTGAGACTTCATTGCCTTTAGCTGTAcacatttgtacatttttaccTTCGCAGACCACACCAGCATCCTCATTGTGATTACAGTTGTGAGATCCAACCCCTCTGTGGCTGCACTCGCTGAGCTTTGATTCGCTTAATAATCGCTTGTAAtcgtgacttttttttccaaccatAGTCTTGGATCTATAATATTCTCTAAATTATATAGCTAGCAGCGGGTGAATAAAACAAACCAGGTCTGTCCCCCTGTTGAACATAAACAAAACATCTACTGGATATACAGATCATGTTTTCGTTGTGCACAAAACTTCATTTATGTTTGTAACACAAACTTATCTTTTACTGTACATTTGACTTATCATCTACAAAACAATACCTATTGTGTGTGGCAAATATTGAAACTTATTGATGAGACCATTTCTCTAGTTAAATGTGAGCAAGAAGAAATGGAGTGTACTTTAAATATGGGTAAACATTTACCTGCACAGATGATGCTGGCATCTTCACCGTGAACACAGTTGTGGACCCCAAACCCTTGATGTCTGCAGTCTGTTATTGATAATTCATTTCCAGTACAACTGACATCGTCCAACCAGATGGGTCCACTGCCCTGTCCAAAAGCTGCATTTGTTAGTGCTGAACGAGCTGTGCCGCAGCCCAGCTGTCTACACACCGCGTTGGCATCCCTCAGGTCCCAGCTATCGTCACACACTGTCCCCCACTGTCCATCATGGTAGACTTCCACTCTGCCAGAGCACCGGTTGTCAGAGTTGACCAGCCTCACTGGTGAACCAGCTAACAGAAAAATATGCAACATAATATTTTTGATATGAGACACAGAGGAAAGATGGACTTCATAAGGACGATGATATCTTTGCAAAACTACATACAACagctttctgtttaaaaaagacAATCTTTGAAGGGTAAAGAGCCTGAAGACAATATAGAGTAGTGTAAAGCACATATTTCATATTACTGTAACAGGTGGTTACTAAAACCCTCTCATCCGCTAAGTGTTACCCCATAGACAGCATGTAACACAGTGAGACTTCATTGCCTTTAGCCCTAcacatttgtacat contains these protein-coding regions:
- the si:ch211-286b5.5 gene encoding guanine nucleotide-binding protein G(I)/G(S)/G(O) subunit gamma-5; translation: MSNNNASNNLITAKRAVNQLRLEASIRRIKVSQAAAELRNFCLQNASKDPLLVGVPSSDNPFRPPKSCSLF